A single region of the Salmo salar chromosome ssa16, Ssal_v3.1, whole genome shotgun sequence genome encodes:
- the LOC106574742 gene encoding ubiquitin-protein ligase E3A isoform X1: MNSDERDCELPQAETSPAGGYDRIQEESDIENTEASRMKRAAAKHLIERYYHQLTEGCGNDSCSNAWCSSSRGSHRLDNNAAAVKALELYKINAKLCDPHPSKKGTTMNHCVRDDFKDVNYLTEEKVYEILHICGEKEDYSPLIRVIGRVFSSAEGLVQSFRRSKPPTKEELKSLQSKDEDKDEDEEEAAACSAAAMEEDSPGSSSRLDGAASGDNDVGKLGPDEVSVDIDAVRRVYQRLLSNDKIEAAFLNALVYLSPNVECDLTYHNVYSRDPNYLNLFVVVMENSNLHSPDYLEIALPQFCRAMSKLPLPALAKLARLWSHYSAEQIHRIMETFQQLITYKVVSNEFNSRNLVNDDDAVVAATKCLKIVYYANVMGGEVDTEHNEEEDEEPIPESSELTLQELLGEERRNKKGPRVDPLETELTIRTSDSRRPLIPFQEFVNEPLNEVLEMDKDYTFFKVETENKFSFMTCPFILNAVTKNLGLYYDNRIRMYSERRITVLYSLVQGQQLNPYLRLKVRRDHIIDDALVRLEMIAMENPADLKKQLYVEFEGEQGVDEGGVSKEFFQLVVEEIFNPDIGMFAYDERTKMFWFNPSSFENEGQFTLIGIVLGLAIYNNCILDVHFPMVVYRKLMGKKGTFRDLADSNPVLYQSLKELLEYEGSVEEDMMITFQISQTDLFGNPLMYDLRENGDQIPVTNENRKEFVAQYAEYMLNKSVEKQFKAFRRGFHMVTNESPLKYLFRPEEIELLICGSRNLDFQALEETTEYDGGYSRDSRIIKEFWETLHSFAEEQKRLFLQFTTGTDRAPVGGLGKLKMIIAKNGPDTDRLPTSHTCFNVLLLPEYDTKEKLRERLLKAILYAKGFGML, translated from the exons ATGAATTCCGACGAGAGGGACTGTGAGCTACCACAGGCCGAGACATCCCCTGCAGGAGGATACGACAG aaTACAAGAGGAGTCTGACATAGAAAACACTGAAGCAAGCCGAAT GAAGCGAGCAGCCGCCAAGCATCTAATAGAGCGCTACTACCACCAGTTAACGGAGGGCTGTGGAAATGACTCCTGCTCGAACGCGTGGTGCTCCTCGTCCCGGGGCTCCCACCGCTTGGACAACAATGCAGCTGCCGTCAAGGCCCTGGAGCTGTACAAGATCAATGCCAAACTGTGCGACCCACACCCCTCCAAGAAAGGCACCACAATGAACCATTGTGTAAGGGACGACTTCAAAG ATGTGAATTACCTAACAGAGGAGAAAGTGTATGAGATCCTACACATCTGTGGAGAGAAGGAGGACTACTCCCCTCTGATCCGGGTCATAGGACGGGTGTTCTCCAGCGCAGAGGGCCTGGTGCAGAGCTTCCGCCGGTCCAAACCACCCACCAAGGAGGAGCTTAAGTCCCTCCAGAGCAAGGACGAGGACAAAGACGAGGACGAGGAGGAAGCGGCCGCCTGCTCCGCTGCTGCTATGGAGGAGGACTCGCCCGGTTCCTCATCCCGGTTAGACGGCGCTGCATCAGGGGACAATGATGTGGGGAAGCTGGGTCCTGACGAGGTGTCTGTGGACATCGACGCGGTCAGGAGGGTCTACCAGAGACTGCTGTCCAACGATAAGATCGAAGCTGCCTTCCTCAACGCACTGGTCTACCTGTCGCCCAACGTGGAATGTGACCTGACGTACCACAACGTCTACTCCCGGGACCCCAACTACCTGAACTTGTTTGTGGTGGtgatggagaacagtaacctCCACAGCCCAGACTACCTGGAGATCGCCCTGCCCCAGTTCTGCAGGGCCATGAGCAAGCTGCCCCTACCCGCGCTGGCCAAGCTGGCCCGCCTGTGGTCTCACTACAGTGCTGAACAGATCCACCGCATAATGGAGACCTTCCAGCAGCTCATCACATACAAG GTTGTCAGCAATGAGTTCAACAGCCGCAACCTGGTGAACGACGACGATGCAGTGGTGGCAGCCACCAAGTGCTTGAAGATCGTCTACTATGCAAATGTCATGGGAGGGGAGGTGGACACGGAGCACAAcgaagaggaggacgaggagccCATCCCTGAGTCCAGCGAGTTGACGCTGCAGGAGCTGCTgggcgaggagaggagaaacaagaAGGGCCCCCGGGTGGACCCCCTGGAGACTGAGCTTACCATCCGGACGTCCGACAGCCGGCGGCCCCTCATCCCCTTCCAGGAGTTTGTCAACGAGCCCCTGAATGAAGTCCTAGAGATGGACAAGGACTACACGTTCTTTAAAGTGGAGACGGAGAACAAGTTCTCCTTCATGACGTGTCCGTTCATCCTCAACGCCGTGACCAAGAACCTGGGCCTGTACTACGACAACCGCATCCGCATGTACAGCGAGCGCCGCATCACAGTACTCTACAGCCTGGTGCAGGGACAGCAGCTCAACCCCTACCTGAGGCTTAAAGTACGCCGAGACCACATCATCGATGATGCCCTCGTCAGG CTTGAGATGATCGCCATGGAGAATCCTGCAGACTTGAAGAAGCAGTTGTATGTGGAGTTTGAAGGAGAGCAAGGTGTAGATGAAGGAGGGGTTTCCAAAGAGTTCTTTCAGCTCGTCGTGGAGGAGATCTTCAACCCAGATATTG GAATGTTTGCGTACGACGAGCGCACCAAGATGTTCTGGTTCAACCCGTCGTCGTTTGAGAACGAGGGTCAGTTCACGCTGATCGGCATCGTCCTTGGCCTGGCCATCTACAACAATTGCATCCTGGACGTTCACTTCCCCATGGTGGTCTACAGAAAGCTCATGGGCAAGAAAGGAACCTTCCGGGACCTCGCAGACTCCAATCCG GTTCTGTACCAGAGTCTGAAGGAGCTGTTAGAGTACGAGGGTAGTGTGGAGGAGGACATGATGATCACCTTCCAGATATCCCAGACGGACCTGTTCGGAAACCCCCTCATGTACGACTTAAGGGAAAATGGTGATCAAATTCCAGTCACCAACGAGAACAGAAAA GAGTTTGTAGCTCAGTATGCAGAGTACATGCTGAATAAGAGCGTTGAGAAGCAGTTCAAAGCCTTCAGAAGAGGTTTTCACATGGTCACCAACGAGTCCCCGCTGAAATATTTATTCCGGCCGGAGGAAATCGAGCTGCTCATCTGTGGAAGCAGG AACCTAGACTTTCAAGCACTTGAAGAAACGACAGAATATGATGGTGGCTACAGCAGAGATTCACGCATCATTAA GGAGTTCTGGGAGACGTTACACTCGTTTGCTGAGGAGCAGAAGAGGCTGTTCCTGCAGTTCACCACGGGCACAGACAGAGCCCCTGTCGGAGGCCTGGGAAAGCTCAAGATGATCATCGCCAAGAACGGCCCCGACACAGACAG GTTACCCACATCTCACACCTGCTTCAACGTGCTGCTGCTCCCAGAGTACGACACCAAggagaagctgagagagagactgctcAAAGCCATCCTCTATGCCAAAGGGTTTGGCATGCTCTGA
- the LOC106574742 gene encoding ubiquitin-protein ligase E3A isoform X3 produces the protein MKRAAAKHLIERYYHQLTEGCGNDSCSNAWCSSSRGSHRLDNNAAAVKALELYKINAKLCDPHPSKKGTTMNHCVRDDFKDVNYLTEEKVYEILHICGEKEDYSPLIRVIGRVFSSAEGLVQSFRRSKPPTKEELKSLQSKDEDKDEDEEEAAACSAAAMEEDSPGSSSRLDGAASGDNDVGKLGPDEVSVDIDAVRRVYQRLLSNDKIEAAFLNALVYLSPNVECDLTYHNVYSRDPNYLNLFVVVMENSNLHSPDYLEIALPQFCRAMSKLPLPALAKLARLWSHYSAEQIHRIMETFQQLITYKVVSNEFNSRNLVNDDDAVVAATKCLKIVYYANVMGGEVDTEHNEEEDEEPIPESSELTLQELLGEERRNKKGPRVDPLETELTIRTSDSRRPLIPFQEFVNEPLNEVLEMDKDYTFFKVETENKFSFMTCPFILNAVTKNLGLYYDNRIRMYSERRITVLYSLVQGQQLNPYLRLKVRRDHIIDDALVRLEMIAMENPADLKKQLYVEFEGEQGVDEGGVSKEFFQLVVEEIFNPDIGMFAYDERTKMFWFNPSSFENEGQFTLIGIVLGLAIYNNCILDVHFPMVVYRKLMGKKGTFRDLADSNPVLYQSLKELLEYEGSVEEDMMITFQISQTDLFGNPLMYDLRENGDQIPVTNENRKEFVAQYAEYMLNKSVEKQFKAFRRGFHMVTNESPLKYLFRPEEIELLICGSRNLDFQALEETTEYDGGYSRDSRIIKEFWETLHSFAEEQKRLFLQFTTGTDRAPVGGLGKLKMIIAKNGPDTDRLPTSHTCFNVLLLPEYDTKEKLRERLLKAILYAKGFGML, from the exons AT GAAGCGAGCAGCCGCCAAGCATCTAATAGAGCGCTACTACCACCAGTTAACGGAGGGCTGTGGAAATGACTCCTGCTCGAACGCGTGGTGCTCCTCGTCCCGGGGCTCCCACCGCTTGGACAACAATGCAGCTGCCGTCAAGGCCCTGGAGCTGTACAAGATCAATGCCAAACTGTGCGACCCACACCCCTCCAAGAAAGGCACCACAATGAACCATTGTGTAAGGGACGACTTCAAAG ATGTGAATTACCTAACAGAGGAGAAAGTGTATGAGATCCTACACATCTGTGGAGAGAAGGAGGACTACTCCCCTCTGATCCGGGTCATAGGACGGGTGTTCTCCAGCGCAGAGGGCCTGGTGCAGAGCTTCCGCCGGTCCAAACCACCCACCAAGGAGGAGCTTAAGTCCCTCCAGAGCAAGGACGAGGACAAAGACGAGGACGAGGAGGAAGCGGCCGCCTGCTCCGCTGCTGCTATGGAGGAGGACTCGCCCGGTTCCTCATCCCGGTTAGACGGCGCTGCATCAGGGGACAATGATGTGGGGAAGCTGGGTCCTGACGAGGTGTCTGTGGACATCGACGCGGTCAGGAGGGTCTACCAGAGACTGCTGTCCAACGATAAGATCGAAGCTGCCTTCCTCAACGCACTGGTCTACCTGTCGCCCAACGTGGAATGTGACCTGACGTACCACAACGTCTACTCCCGGGACCCCAACTACCTGAACTTGTTTGTGGTGGtgatggagaacagtaacctCCACAGCCCAGACTACCTGGAGATCGCCCTGCCCCAGTTCTGCAGGGCCATGAGCAAGCTGCCCCTACCCGCGCTGGCCAAGCTGGCCCGCCTGTGGTCTCACTACAGTGCTGAACAGATCCACCGCATAATGGAGACCTTCCAGCAGCTCATCACATACAAG GTTGTCAGCAATGAGTTCAACAGCCGCAACCTGGTGAACGACGACGATGCAGTGGTGGCAGCCACCAAGTGCTTGAAGATCGTCTACTATGCAAATGTCATGGGAGGGGAGGTGGACACGGAGCACAAcgaagaggaggacgaggagccCATCCCTGAGTCCAGCGAGTTGACGCTGCAGGAGCTGCTgggcgaggagaggagaaacaagaAGGGCCCCCGGGTGGACCCCCTGGAGACTGAGCTTACCATCCGGACGTCCGACAGCCGGCGGCCCCTCATCCCCTTCCAGGAGTTTGTCAACGAGCCCCTGAATGAAGTCCTAGAGATGGACAAGGACTACACGTTCTTTAAAGTGGAGACGGAGAACAAGTTCTCCTTCATGACGTGTCCGTTCATCCTCAACGCCGTGACCAAGAACCTGGGCCTGTACTACGACAACCGCATCCGCATGTACAGCGAGCGCCGCATCACAGTACTCTACAGCCTGGTGCAGGGACAGCAGCTCAACCCCTACCTGAGGCTTAAAGTACGCCGAGACCACATCATCGATGATGCCCTCGTCAGG CTTGAGATGATCGCCATGGAGAATCCTGCAGACTTGAAGAAGCAGTTGTATGTGGAGTTTGAAGGAGAGCAAGGTGTAGATGAAGGAGGGGTTTCCAAAGAGTTCTTTCAGCTCGTCGTGGAGGAGATCTTCAACCCAGATATTG GAATGTTTGCGTACGACGAGCGCACCAAGATGTTCTGGTTCAACCCGTCGTCGTTTGAGAACGAGGGTCAGTTCACGCTGATCGGCATCGTCCTTGGCCTGGCCATCTACAACAATTGCATCCTGGACGTTCACTTCCCCATGGTGGTCTACAGAAAGCTCATGGGCAAGAAAGGAACCTTCCGGGACCTCGCAGACTCCAATCCG GTTCTGTACCAGAGTCTGAAGGAGCTGTTAGAGTACGAGGGTAGTGTGGAGGAGGACATGATGATCACCTTCCAGATATCCCAGACGGACCTGTTCGGAAACCCCCTCATGTACGACTTAAGGGAAAATGGTGATCAAATTCCAGTCACCAACGAGAACAGAAAA GAGTTTGTAGCTCAGTATGCAGAGTACATGCTGAATAAGAGCGTTGAGAAGCAGTTCAAAGCCTTCAGAAGAGGTTTTCACATGGTCACCAACGAGTCCCCGCTGAAATATTTATTCCGGCCGGAGGAAATCGAGCTGCTCATCTGTGGAAGCAGG AACCTAGACTTTCAAGCACTTGAAGAAACGACAGAATATGATGGTGGCTACAGCAGAGATTCACGCATCATTAA GGAGTTCTGGGAGACGTTACACTCGTTTGCTGAGGAGCAGAAGAGGCTGTTCCTGCAGTTCACCACGGGCACAGACAGAGCCCCTGTCGGAGGCCTGGGAAAGCTCAAGATGATCATCGCCAAGAACGGCCCCGACACAGACAG GTTACCCACATCTCACACCTGCTTCAACGTGCTGCTGCTCCCAGAGTACGACACCAAggagaagctgagagagagactgctcAAAGCCATCCTCTATGCCAAAGGGTTTGGCATGCTCTGA
- the LOC106574742 gene encoding ubiquitin-protein ligase E3A isoform X2 yields the protein MSFITLHASNLNGLQFRKRAAAKHLIERYYHQLTEGCGNDSCSNAWCSSSRGSHRLDNNAAAVKALELYKINAKLCDPHPSKKGTTMNHCVRDDFKDVNYLTEEKVYEILHICGEKEDYSPLIRVIGRVFSSAEGLVQSFRRSKPPTKEELKSLQSKDEDKDEDEEEAAACSAAAMEEDSPGSSSRLDGAASGDNDVGKLGPDEVSVDIDAVRRVYQRLLSNDKIEAAFLNALVYLSPNVECDLTYHNVYSRDPNYLNLFVVVMENSNLHSPDYLEIALPQFCRAMSKLPLPALAKLARLWSHYSAEQIHRIMETFQQLITYKVVSNEFNSRNLVNDDDAVVAATKCLKIVYYANVMGGEVDTEHNEEEDEEPIPESSELTLQELLGEERRNKKGPRVDPLETELTIRTSDSRRPLIPFQEFVNEPLNEVLEMDKDYTFFKVETENKFSFMTCPFILNAVTKNLGLYYDNRIRMYSERRITVLYSLVQGQQLNPYLRLKVRRDHIIDDALVRLEMIAMENPADLKKQLYVEFEGEQGVDEGGVSKEFFQLVVEEIFNPDIGMFAYDERTKMFWFNPSSFENEGQFTLIGIVLGLAIYNNCILDVHFPMVVYRKLMGKKGTFRDLADSNPVLYQSLKELLEYEGSVEEDMMITFQISQTDLFGNPLMYDLRENGDQIPVTNENRKEFVAQYAEYMLNKSVEKQFKAFRRGFHMVTNESPLKYLFRPEEIELLICGSRNLDFQALEETTEYDGGYSRDSRIIKEFWETLHSFAEEQKRLFLQFTTGTDRAPVGGLGKLKMIIAKNGPDTDRLPTSHTCFNVLLLPEYDTKEKLRERLLKAILYAKGFGML from the exons ATGAGTTTCATAACTCTCCATGCTTCCAATCTGAACGGCCTCCAATTCAGGAAGCGAGCAGCCGCCAAGCATCTAATAGAGCGCTACTACCACCAGTTAACGGAGGGCTGTGGAAATGACTCCTGCTCGAACGCGTGGTGCTCCTCGTCCCGGGGCTCCCACCGCTTGGACAACAATGCAGCTGCCGTCAAGGCCCTGGAGCTGTACAAGATCAATGCCAAACTGTGCGACCCACACCCCTCCAAGAAAGGCACCACAATGAACCATTGTGTAAGGGACGACTTCAAAG ATGTGAATTACCTAACAGAGGAGAAAGTGTATGAGATCCTACACATCTGTGGAGAGAAGGAGGACTACTCCCCTCTGATCCGGGTCATAGGACGGGTGTTCTCCAGCGCAGAGGGCCTGGTGCAGAGCTTCCGCCGGTCCAAACCACCCACCAAGGAGGAGCTTAAGTCCCTCCAGAGCAAGGACGAGGACAAAGACGAGGACGAGGAGGAAGCGGCCGCCTGCTCCGCTGCTGCTATGGAGGAGGACTCGCCCGGTTCCTCATCCCGGTTAGACGGCGCTGCATCAGGGGACAATGATGTGGGGAAGCTGGGTCCTGACGAGGTGTCTGTGGACATCGACGCGGTCAGGAGGGTCTACCAGAGACTGCTGTCCAACGATAAGATCGAAGCTGCCTTCCTCAACGCACTGGTCTACCTGTCGCCCAACGTGGAATGTGACCTGACGTACCACAACGTCTACTCCCGGGACCCCAACTACCTGAACTTGTTTGTGGTGGtgatggagaacagtaacctCCACAGCCCAGACTACCTGGAGATCGCCCTGCCCCAGTTCTGCAGGGCCATGAGCAAGCTGCCCCTACCCGCGCTGGCCAAGCTGGCCCGCCTGTGGTCTCACTACAGTGCTGAACAGATCCACCGCATAATGGAGACCTTCCAGCAGCTCATCACATACAAG GTTGTCAGCAATGAGTTCAACAGCCGCAACCTGGTGAACGACGACGATGCAGTGGTGGCAGCCACCAAGTGCTTGAAGATCGTCTACTATGCAAATGTCATGGGAGGGGAGGTGGACACGGAGCACAAcgaagaggaggacgaggagccCATCCCTGAGTCCAGCGAGTTGACGCTGCAGGAGCTGCTgggcgaggagaggagaaacaagaAGGGCCCCCGGGTGGACCCCCTGGAGACTGAGCTTACCATCCGGACGTCCGACAGCCGGCGGCCCCTCATCCCCTTCCAGGAGTTTGTCAACGAGCCCCTGAATGAAGTCCTAGAGATGGACAAGGACTACACGTTCTTTAAAGTGGAGACGGAGAACAAGTTCTCCTTCATGACGTGTCCGTTCATCCTCAACGCCGTGACCAAGAACCTGGGCCTGTACTACGACAACCGCATCCGCATGTACAGCGAGCGCCGCATCACAGTACTCTACAGCCTGGTGCAGGGACAGCAGCTCAACCCCTACCTGAGGCTTAAAGTACGCCGAGACCACATCATCGATGATGCCCTCGTCAGG CTTGAGATGATCGCCATGGAGAATCCTGCAGACTTGAAGAAGCAGTTGTATGTGGAGTTTGAAGGAGAGCAAGGTGTAGATGAAGGAGGGGTTTCCAAAGAGTTCTTTCAGCTCGTCGTGGAGGAGATCTTCAACCCAGATATTG GAATGTTTGCGTACGACGAGCGCACCAAGATGTTCTGGTTCAACCCGTCGTCGTTTGAGAACGAGGGTCAGTTCACGCTGATCGGCATCGTCCTTGGCCTGGCCATCTACAACAATTGCATCCTGGACGTTCACTTCCCCATGGTGGTCTACAGAAAGCTCATGGGCAAGAAAGGAACCTTCCGGGACCTCGCAGACTCCAATCCG GTTCTGTACCAGAGTCTGAAGGAGCTGTTAGAGTACGAGGGTAGTGTGGAGGAGGACATGATGATCACCTTCCAGATATCCCAGACGGACCTGTTCGGAAACCCCCTCATGTACGACTTAAGGGAAAATGGTGATCAAATTCCAGTCACCAACGAGAACAGAAAA GAGTTTGTAGCTCAGTATGCAGAGTACATGCTGAATAAGAGCGTTGAGAAGCAGTTCAAAGCCTTCAGAAGAGGTTTTCACATGGTCACCAACGAGTCCCCGCTGAAATATTTATTCCGGCCGGAGGAAATCGAGCTGCTCATCTGTGGAAGCAGG AACCTAGACTTTCAAGCACTTGAAGAAACGACAGAATATGATGGTGGCTACAGCAGAGATTCACGCATCATTAA GGAGTTCTGGGAGACGTTACACTCGTTTGCTGAGGAGCAGAAGAGGCTGTTCCTGCAGTTCACCACGGGCACAGACAGAGCCCCTGTCGGAGGCCTGGGAAAGCTCAAGATGATCATCGCCAAGAACGGCCCCGACACAGACAG GTTACCCACATCTCACACCTGCTTCAACGTGCTGCTGCTCCCAGAGTACGACACCAAggagaagctgagagagagactgctcAAAGCCATCCTCTATGCCAAAGGGTTTGGCATGCTCTGA